The following is a genomic window from Acidimicrobiales bacterium.
GTCTAGAGAAAATGAAGGAGCGTTTGTCGTGACTGACCTGAGCTTCGATGCCGCAGAGATAACTGCAGCTATCCAAAAGAACCTGGAAGGTTTTGACCCATCGGTAGAGTCTGGAACCGTAGGTCGCATCTTGGAAGTGGGAGACGGCATTGCCAGAGTATCTGGTCTACCGAATGCCTCCGTTAACGAGATCTTGGAGTTTGAGAGCGGCGACGTTGGGCTTGCTCTAAACCTCGACGAGGATTCAATCGGTGCGGTAGTTCTTGGCAACGTCGAGAACATTGAAGAAGGCCAAAACGTTAAATCCACAGGCAGAATCCTCTCGGTGCCGGTTGGTGATGGAGTGCTGGGAAGGGTGGTTAACGCCCTCGGCGAGCCGATTGATGGTAAAGGTCCACTAGTGGGATCCGAGCCGCGCCGCATGGAAATCCAGGCACCGGGCATCATGGGCCGAC
Proteins encoded in this region:
- a CDS encoding F0F1 ATP synthase subunit alpha (produces ATP from ADP in the presence of a proton gradient across the membrane; the alpha chain is a catalytic subunit): MTDLSFDAAEITAAIQKNLEGFDPSVESGTVGRILEVGDGIARVSGLPNASVNEILEFESGDVGLALNLDEDSIGAVVLGNVENIEEGQNVKSTGRILSVPVGDGVLGRVVNALGEPIDGKGPLVGSEPRRMEIQAPGIMGRQPVHEPLQTGIKAIDAMTPVGRGQRELIIGDRKTG